A genomic region of bacterium contains the following coding sequences:
- a CDS encoding efflux RND transporter periplasmic adaptor subunit, which translates to MKRVRVSQTGAGIASAVVFVLIVALLRLFYAPAVAVTAVRDGVVTDEVTAPGSVQTRVIVNVSSKLTGILARLYADQGDVVRRGQVLAAVESEDLAAQAAGAQATVGATAQNVTVAEAGILHSHATVAAAAQNVTMAQAGVAKARADVAAATQNVTVAEAGVAKARAALALSQATYNRDMALLREGAIAAADMDAARAARDSDEAGVHSATAAVDAVRQQLAAAQADAHSAAAAVDAAREQLTAAQADAQSAAAVASASRAQLTGAEQNLRYATANLAYARIVAPMDGLIIARNLEAGTTIVPGVPVFLMADPQDVWVAATVDETVVGGVRVGEPARISLRDGSTAIGRVARVTHQADSVTRELEVDVRFTPLPRYFTLNEEANVAIQVAQARGLVVPVSALVPQAEPGQMTAFIARGGKAVPVTVRVGLVAGGRAQVLDGLQAGDLVVLAPQGLRAGSRLRPVISTQAGSTGQGTSNGSGR; encoded by the coding sequence ATGAAACGCGTTCGGGTATCCCAGACCGGTGCGGGCATCGCGAGCGCCGTTGTCTTCGTCCTGATCGTGGCGCTGCTGCGCCTCTTTTACGCTCCGGCCGTCGCGGTGACGGCCGTGCGCGATGGAGTGGTGACTGACGAAGTCACCGCCCCGGGCAGCGTCCAGACGCGCGTCATCGTGAACGTGAGCAGCAAGCTCACCGGCATTCTCGCCCGCCTGTACGCCGACCAGGGTGACGTCGTCCGACGCGGCCAAGTCCTGGCGGCAGTGGAGAGCGAGGACCTCGCCGCCCAGGCGGCGGGGGCGCAGGCCACCGTGGGCGCAACCGCACAGAACGTGACCGTGGCGGAGGCAGGGATCCTGCATTCGCACGCTACGGTTGCTGCGGCGGCGCAGAACGTGACCATGGCGCAAGCGGGTGTCGCGAAGGCGCGGGCGGACGTGGCGGCGGCGACCCAGAACGTCACGGTGGCCGAAGCGGGGGTCGCGAAGGCGCGCGCCGCGCTCGCGTTGAGCCAGGCGACCTATAATCGCGACATGGCTCTCCTCCGGGAAGGGGCGATTGCGGCCGCGGACATGGACGCCGCCCGCGCCGCGCGGGACAGCGATGAGGCGGGGGTCCACAGCGCCACGGCGGCGGTGGACGCGGTGCGCCAGCAGTTGGCGGCCGCGCAGGCCGACGCCCACAGCGCCGCCGCGGCGGTGGATGCGGCGCGGGAGCAGCTCACCGCCGCGCAGGCGGACGCGCAAAGCGCCGCGGCGGTCGCCTCGGCCAGCCGGGCGCAACTGACCGGTGCGGAACAGAACCTGCGTTACGCAACGGCCAACCTCGCGTACGCGCGCATCGTGGCCCCCATGGACGGGCTCATCATCGCGCGGAATCTCGAAGCTGGCACCACGATCGTCCCCGGCGTTCCGGTCTTCTTGATGGCCGACCCGCAGGACGTGTGGGTGGCGGCCACGGTGGACGAGACCGTCGTGGGCGGGGTTCGGGTCGGGGAGCCGGCCCGGATTTCGCTGCGCGACGGGAGCACCGCGATCGGCCGGGTGGCACGCGTGACCCATCAGGCGGACTCGGTGACTCGGGAACTCGAGGTGGACGTGCGGTTTACTCCGCTCCCCCGCTACTTCACGCTCAACGAAGAAGCGAACGTCGCGATCCAGGTGGCGCAGGCGCGCGGGCTCGTCGTCCCCGTCTCCGCGCTCGTGCCGCAGGCGGAGCCCGGCCAGATGACGGCGTTCATCGCGCGGGGCGGGAAGGCGGTGCCCGTCACGGTGCGCGTGGGACTCGTGGCCGGCGGCCGCGCGCAGGTCCTTGATGGACTGCAGGCAGGCGACCTCGTCGTCCTGGCGCCGCAGGGCCTGCGGGCCGGCTCGCGCCTCCGCCCGGTCATCTCGACGCAAGCCGGTTCCACCGGACAGGGGACGTCCAATGGATCTGGCCG